Proteins found in one Actinomycetota bacterium genomic segment:
- a CDS encoding MTAP family purine nucleoside phosphorylase: MSAGAVPEVAWAFIGGSGTYGSDFPDAAGAGARVIRKDLIFETPHGASPPFSIFETAAGRRCLTVRLHGWRRGVTRGEASQQVFWVLHQAGVKNIFSEAGVGSINPLLDPRDIVIPDDFVDLTTDRNQGLIAGGNLLIMRDPVCQRLAGSLADAAANHARGRVFGRGTCVVTEGPRFESRAEIRMMQTYGDIIGQSMCPEVWLSRDIGACYAALYLVVNFAEGVVRDWEHRLLKEIFEDDAAIQSRIILEAIDAAEDGDCGCQDLRKPSLL, from the coding sequence GTGAGCGCGGGCGCGGTGCCAGAGGTGGCCTGGGCTTTTATCGGCGGCTCGGGAACTTACGGCAGTGACTTCCCCGATGCTGCCGGCGCCGGAGCCAGGGTGATCCGGAAGGACCTCATCTTTGAAACGCCCCATGGCGCCTCTCCACCGTTTTCAATCTTTGAGACCGCCGCCGGACGCCGATGCCTGACGGTCAGGCTGCACGGCTGGCGCCGGGGAGTCACGCGCGGTGAGGCCTCGCAGCAGGTCTTCTGGGTGCTGCACCAGGCGGGAGTCAAAAACATTTTTTCCGAAGCAGGGGTCGGCAGCATCAATCCTCTGCTCGATCCCCGCGATATCGTCATCCCGGACGACTTCGTTGACTTGACCACTGATCGAAATCAAGGTCTGATTGCCGGCGGTAACCTTCTGATCATGCGCGACCCGGTCTGCCAGCGCCTGGCCGGCAGCCTGGCGGATGCTGCTGCAAACCATGCCAGGGGGCGCGTGTTCGGGCGCGGCACCTGTGTCGTCACCGAAGGCCCGCGTTTCGAGAGCCGGGCCGAGATCCGGATGATGCAGACATACGGTGACATCATCGGCCAGAGCATGTGTCCGGAAGTGTGGCTCTCACGCGATATCGGCGCCTGCTACGCAGCCCTCTACCTGGTGGTCAATTTCGCCGAGGGCGTTGTCCGCGATTGGGAGCACCGGTTGCTGAAGGAGATTTTCGAGGATGACGCCGCGATCCAGTCGCGTATAATCCTGGAAGCCATCGACGCCGCCGAAGATGGAGACTGTGGTTGCCAGGACCTGAGAAAGCCCAGCCTGCTCTAG
- a CDS encoding M23 family metallopeptidase, whose protein sequence is MASEPHTLQPRVTARYRYRWHSAAFLSAMLVLAMVALIAVIASSRASSTPLLDESTMSAARELATTQKPAQIALAGVTDMQLMLPIFEREVTAIGYHPVDGDNLMSLSPNGHQINGSLISSLGSQSAAGGPGYYIMEEGGKSGSPTASIDVGAPAGTIVYSPVDGTIAGIRSYKLNGKCPDTELKILPNNHSNMVVVITHLNNIQSTLGQPVRAGDSRLGAVRQLDGCIEQQLSRYTYDTGNHVSMQVEYISKKSNP, encoded by the coding sequence ATGGCTTCAGAGCCCCACACTCTACAGCCGCGAGTCACAGCGAGATATCGTTACCGCTGGCACTCCGCGGCTTTTCTTTCGGCGATGCTCGTTCTGGCAATGGTGGCGTTGATCGCTGTTATTGCTTCTTCGAGGGCGTCGTCAACTCCCCTTCTCGATGAGAGCACGATGTCGGCTGCCCGGGAACTGGCCACGACACAAAAACCTGCCCAGATAGCGCTTGCCGGCGTTACCGACATGCAACTGATGCTGCCCATCTTCGAGCGGGAAGTCACCGCCATCGGCTATCATCCCGTCGACGGGGACAATCTCATGAGCCTCTCCCCCAACGGCCATCAGATCAACGGGTCGCTTATTTCCAGCCTGGGCTCGCAGTCTGCCGCGGGAGGGCCTGGTTATTACATCATGGAAGAGGGCGGAAAATCCGGTTCGCCCACAGCCTCGATCGATGTCGGGGCGCCGGCGGGAACGATCGTCTACTCGCCTGTCGACGGCACCATCGCCGGGATCCGTTCGTACAAGCTCAATGGAAAATGCCCCGATACCGAATTGAAGATCCTGCCCAACAACCATTCCAACATGGTTGTGGTGATAACGCACCTGAATAATATCCAGAGCACGCTGGGCCAGCCGGTCCGCGCCGGCGATTCCCGCCTCGGCGCCGTGAGGCAGCTGGACGGCTGCATCGAGCAGCAACTCAGCCGTTACACTTACGACACCGGCAACCACGTCAGCATGCAGGTGGAGTACATTTCCAAGAAATCAAATCCGTGA